The Kiritimatiellia bacterium DNA segment GGCAATTTTACGCTTAACTGATGAAGCTTTTGCCTCTGCGCGTCAAATTTAAGCAAATAGCCATAATCATCCGTGGTATAGGCATTATTTTGGACATCAAGAAATATTGCCTGTGGATTAATGCTGCCTATCCGCCCGAAATCTTCGGTGCGGCGGCTTGCAAGATCATATACAAAAAAATGGTTTTTGGGATAGGAGATGCCGTAGAGCTTCTTCGCTTTCTGATTAAGAGCCATGCATCTTGAACCTTCCTTGGACAAAACCGTATCCGTAAAAACCACTTTATCCCTTGCGGGGTCATAACAAAATATTTTCGCCCCATCAAAAGTCTTGGCCGGGTTATACCAGCAATGCCACGGCCGCCAAATGGGATCTCCCAGGGGGGCGCCCGTGCAATGCGTGGCCCCGTAAAGCAATCCGTCATCCCCTGCCAGCAGACAATAATGTATCTTGCTCTGGGTGGCATGTCCATTATCAGAAGGGATGCCCACAGTCGCCGCCACTTCTACAAGATAGTCCGTTCTCTCTGTTTTAGGATCATATGACACGAGATAAACGCTCAACCCGCCTGTCAGTTCGCCGCAAACTCCCACATATATCCGATTGTCCCTGCCGGTGATAAGCGACCAACAGGCGTCATGGAGGGGCAATTTGCCGAATCTTATGGCTTTGATTTTCATTTTAAGGCAGCAAACGGCATGGCCGGTTTTGCATCCAGGAGTGTAATTTTCTGAACCCCTCCGCATATTTCACGCCGCACCGGAATCCATCCACCATGGCCGCCGCCTCCACAAATTCCAAAAAGTCGCGTTTTTCATATCGCCTGTAGATTTCCACCTGGCTTTCATGCCTTGCCAGCATTTTTAATTTGATTCTTATCAGATCCGATATATCCACATATTCTTCCGGATTAAAATCCGTGCCGCCCACCGTGCTCATATAATATAATACCGGCATTTCACGGCAGGCCCTGTGTTTCAGCTTCAATGTGCGTGTAAACGCCGGAATCAAGGCGTCACAGACTATCTTGCTAGTTGTCCGATGATCCGGATTAAGCCCGTTTGGCGCATGGGTAATTATCACGCCCGGCCCGACCTGCCTGATCAAATCCGCCAGTTCCATTCTCAGTCTGAAATCATCCCGTAAACCGAGGTCCGAATGCCCCAACCAGACCAGCTCTGCCCCGATAATTTTTGCCGCGGAACGCGCCTCGCGTTCCCTTATGCGCATCATCCTGGCTGGCGCATGCAGCCTCCCGTATCGCCCGTCCGTCATGCAGACCATTACGACCCTATGCCGCATGCGGGCATATTTGGCCAATGTTCCTCCGCATGATATCTCCAGATCATCCGGATGCGCGCCAACGCCAAGCACTGCCATTTTCATCCGATTGTCTCCCTGACTATTTTCGCAAACTCATATCCTTTGCTTTCCGCCTCTTTCGTCGTATCCTTCGGTCCCAGACCGTAGACCGCGCCAATGCCGCGGTCCCTCAACCCGATCGTCAAATTCATGCTTCGCCGAAGAATATCCTCCGTTCTTGGCAACATCCCTTTTTCGTATTTTATCACCTGCCCGTCCAGAGTTTTAAATTCGCGGCACAGTATCTGCTCCATATTCCTGTACACGTGCCACCCCGAATTTATCAATAACGGCGTGTCCAGTCTTCGGGCGAGGGTCTTTGCCTCTTCCCTGTCGGGCAAGATAATGGTCAAGACCGTCGCGCATTCTCCCTCCGCATCGGTAATTTCCCTGAACTGTATTCCTTTTAATCCGGATATCTTTTCCTTGAATGTTTTCTTTATCGCCCGCAAATGATTTAACACCGCATCCAGCTTTCTGAGCTGCGCCAGCGCCACCGCGCCCGTAAGCTCATTCATCCGGAAATCCAGCCCGATCGCGGACCGCTTTCCGATCTCCACTCCCTGGCGGTTCGGCAGATGGCCCTGATCGTGGAACCCAAAACCCTTCGTATAAACTTCCTCGTCATCAGTAACCATCATGCCGCCGTCCCCGCATGTCATGGTCTTGTAAAAATTAAAAGAATATGCCCCGATTTTTCCGATCGTGCCCAGCTTTTTTCCGCGATAAACGCCGCCGCAGGCTTGCGCCGCATCTTCAATGACGGGAATTCCGCGCCTGTTCGCTATCTCCATTATCGCGTCCATTTTCGCCGGATTTCCCAGCATATGCACCGCCATGATTGCCTTGGTCCGTTCCGTGATCCGGCGTTCCAAATCCATCGGATCCAGATTCAAGGATTCGTCTATCTCGGCCAAGACC contains these protein-coding regions:
- a CDS encoding PIG-L family deacetylase, with the translated sequence MKMAVLGVGAHPDDLEISCGGTLAKYARMRHRVVMVCMTDGRYGRLHAPARMMRIREREARSAAKIIGAELVWLGHSDLGLRDDFRLRMELADLIRQVGPGVIITHAPNGLNPDHRTTSKIVCDALIPAFTRTLKLKHRACREMPVLYYMSTVGGTDFNPEEYVDISDLIRIKLKMLARHESQVEIYRRYEKRDFLEFVEAAAMVDGFRCGVKYAEGFRKLHSWMQNRPCRLLP
- a CDS encoding DegT/DnrJ/EryC1/StrS family aminotransferase, coding for MAGPGAEYIGTEEKLEALDVLASGYLFRYGRSDDARFKAKVWNLEREFCDYVGAKHGLAVNSGTSALLASLIGLEIGAGDEVIVPGYTFIASISSIVYAGGIPVLAEIDESLNLDPMDLERRITERTKAIMAVHMLGNPAKMDAIMEIANRRGIPVIEDAAQACGGVYRGKKLGTIGKIGAYSFNFYKTMTCGDGGMMVTDDEEVYTKGFGFHDQGHLPNRQGVEIGKRSAIGLDFRMNELTGAVALAQLRKLDAVLNHLRAIKKTFKEKISGLKGIQFREITDAEGECATVLTIILPDREEAKTLARRLDTPLLINSGWHVYRNMEQILCREFKTLDGQVIKYEKGMLPRTEDILRRSMNLTIGLRDRGIGAVYGLGPKDTTKEAESKGYEFAKIVRETIG